A stretch of Miscanthus floridulus cultivar M001 chromosome 13, ASM1932011v1, whole genome shotgun sequence DNA encodes these proteins:
- the LOC136500483 gene encoding uncharacterized protein isoform X4, with product MMCMPDKAPDTHPKVIGWSWSIRSLITQKGLYLREHTTKRVVFERAHNRGSRFHYVKTRGCHLHWVETSTPDPRKRGAQGDSRTSIRRKAARINSPTTHEYLLTGVDIEVGQSVPQPEVF from the exons ATGATGTGCATGCCGGACAAGGCCCCGGACACTCATCCAAAAG TTATTGGATGGAGTTGGTCGATAAGATCCCTGATAACCCAAAAAGGGTTGTATTTGAGAGAGCACACAACAAAAAGGGTTGTATTTGAGAGAGCACACAACAGAG GTTCGAGGTTCCACTACGTCAAGACAAGAGGTTGTCATCTGCATTGGGTAGAAACTTCTACACCGGATCCAAGGAAGAGAGGTGCTCAGGGGGATAGCCGTACGTCAATTAGGAGGAAGGCTGCACGGATAAATTCTCCAACAACACATGAGTATTTGCTGACCGGGGTAGACATAGAG GTGGGACAATCTGTTCCTCAGCCAGAG GTGTTTTAA
- the LOC136500483 gene encoding uncharacterized protein isoform X3, translating into MMCMPDKAPDTHPKVIGWSWSIRSLITQKGLYLREHTTKRVVFERAHNRGSRFHYVKTRGCHLHWVETSTPDPRKRGAQGDSRTSIRRKAARINSPTTHEYLLTGVDIEVGQSVPQPENKEL; encoded by the exons ATGATGTGCATGCCGGACAAGGCCCCGGACACTCATCCAAAAG TTATTGGATGGAGTTGGTCGATAAGATCCCTGATAACCCAAAAAGGGTTGTATTTGAGAGAGCACACAACAAAAAGGGTTGTATTTGAGAGAGCACACAACAGAG GTTCGAGGTTCCACTACGTCAAGACAAGAGGTTGTCATCTGCATTGGGTAGAAACTTCTACACCGGATCCAAGGAAGAGAGGTGCTCAGGGGGATAGCCGTACGTCAATTAGGAGGAAGGCTGCACGGATAAATTCTCCAACAACACATGAGTATTTGCTGACCGGGGTAGACATAGAG GTGGGACAATCTGTTCCTCAGCCAGAG AATAAAGAGCTGTAG
- the LOC136500483 gene encoding uncharacterized protein isoform X1 → MMCMPDKAPDTHPKVIGWSWSIRSLITQKGLYLREHTTKRVVFERAHNRGSRFHYVKTRGCHLHWVETSTPDPRKRGAQGDSRTSIRRKAARINSPTTHEYLLTGVDIEVGQSVPQPECRSQALAIKAASSINSPSKHAPTVLIKTHFTT, encoded by the exons ATGATGTGCATGCCGGACAAGGCCCCGGACACTCATCCAAAAG TTATTGGATGGAGTTGGTCGATAAGATCCCTGATAACCCAAAAAGGGTTGTATTTGAGAGAGCACACAACAAAAAGGGTTGTATTTGAGAGAGCACACAACAGAG GTTCGAGGTTCCACTACGTCAAGACAAGAGGTTGTCATCTGCATTGGGTAGAAACTTCTACACCGGATCCAAGGAAGAGAGGTGCTCAGGGGGATAGCCGTACGTCAATTAGGAGGAAGGCTGCACGGATAAATTCTCCAACAACACATGAGTATTTGCTGACCGGGGTAGACATAGAG GTGGGACAATCTGTTCCTCAGCCAGAG TGCAGATCACAGGCGCTTGCCATCAAAGCAGCCTCCTCCATCAACTCCCCATCAAAACATGCACCTACAGTACTCATTAAAACCCACTTTACAACTTAA
- the LOC136500483 gene encoding uncharacterized protein isoform X2, translating to MMCMPDKAPDTHPKVIGWSWSIRSLITQKGLYLREHTTKRVVFERAHNRGSRFHYVKTRGCHLHWVETSTPDPRKRGAQGDSRTSIRRKAARINSPTTHEYLLTGVDIEVGQSVPQPEITGACHQSSLLHQLPIKTCTYSTH from the exons ATGATGTGCATGCCGGACAAGGCCCCGGACACTCATCCAAAAG TTATTGGATGGAGTTGGTCGATAAGATCCCTGATAACCCAAAAAGGGTTGTATTTGAGAGAGCACACAACAAAAAGGGTTGTATTTGAGAGAGCACACAACAGAG GTTCGAGGTTCCACTACGTCAAGACAAGAGGTTGTCATCTGCATTGGGTAGAAACTTCTACACCGGATCCAAGGAAGAGAGGTGCTCAGGGGGATAGCCGTACGTCAATTAGGAGGAAGGCTGCACGGATAAATTCTCCAACAACACATGAGTATTTGCTGACCGGGGTAGACATAGAG GTGGGACAATCTGTTCCTCAGCCAGAG ATCACAGGCGCTTGCCATCAAAGCAGCCTCCTCCATCAACTCCCCATCAAAACATGCACCTACAGTACTCATTAA